The genomic DNA TTCGGCAGCGCCGAAGAGACCAACGCGCGCTTCAAGTACCTGCTCGCTGAGGGCCAGACCGGCCTGAGCGTCGCCTTCGACCTGCCGACTTTGTATGGCTACGATAGCGATGCGCCGGAAACGCTCGGCGAATTCGGCAAATGCGGCGTCGCCATCTCGTCGCTGGCCGACATGGAAGTCCTGCTCGACGGGCTGCCACTCGACCAGATCACCACGTCGATGACGATCAATTCGCCGGCCGCGCCGGTCTGGGCAATGTATATTGTCGCCGCCGAGAAGCGCGGCATCCCGCGCGACAAGCTGGGCGGCACGCTTCAGAACGACATCCTCAAGGAGTACATCGCGCAGAAAGAGTTCATCTTCCCGCCGCGCCCCTCCATGCGCCTGGTCACGGACACCATCGAGTTCGGCATGCGCGAAATGCCGCGCTGGAACACCATCTCGATCAGCGGCTACCACATCCGCGAAGCGGGCAGCACGGCCGCGCAGGAGCTCGCCTTCACGCTGGCCGACGGCTTCGAGTACGTGCGCTGGGCGGTGGAGCGCGGCCTGCCGGTCGATGCGTTTGCACCGCGCCTGTCGTTCTTCTTTAACGCGCACAACGACTTCTTCGAGGAGATCGCCAAGTACCGCGCCGCGCGCCGCATCTGGGCGCGCACGCTGCGCGAGCAGTTCGGCGCGCAGAGCGACCTGTCGTGGCGGCTGCGCTTCCACACGCAGACGGCCGGCGCGTCACTCACCGCGCAGCAGCCGGAGATCAATGTCGTGCGCGTCGCCCTGCAGGCGCTGGCAGCCGTGCTGGGCGGCACGCAGTCGCTGCACACCAACTCGCTCGACGAGGCGCTGGCCCTGCCGTCCGAGCACGCCGCGCACACCGCGCTGCGCACACAGCAGATCATCGCGCACGAATCGGGCGTCACCAACACGGTCGACCCGCTGGGCGGCAGCTACTTCGTCGAGGCGCTGACCGACCGCCTGGAACGGGATGCGCTGCGCATGTTCGCGCAGATCGAGTCGCTGGGCGGCGTGATCCCGGCCATCGAGGCTGGCTACTTCCAGCGCGAGATCGCGGACTCGGCCGCGCGCTACCAGCGCGAGATCGAACTTGGACAGCGCACGGTGGTAGGCGTCAACGAGTATGTGGAGCGCCAGCCGATCAATGTGCCGATCCTGAAGATGGATCCCGACGGTGAGCGCCGACAAATGGCGCGGCTGGAGCGCGTGCGGCGCGAGCGCGATAGCGCCGCCGTGGCCGCCCGGCTCGGCGCACTGAGTGAGGCCGCCGCGGGCCGCGCCAATTTGATGCCGTACCTGATCGACGCCGTATCCGCGTACGCCACGCTGCAAGAGATGATGGACGTGCTGCGCGGCGTATTCGGCATATACCAGGAGCCGGTCATTCTGTAGGTTGAGAGGTTGAGCATGACTGACAAGATCCGCGTTCTGATAGCCAAGCCGGGACTGGATGGCCACGATCGCGGCGCCAAGGTCGTGGCACGCGCCTTGCGCGACGCCGGCATGGAAGTGATCTACACCGGTCTGCGCCAGACGCCGGAGATGATCGTCGAGGCCGCCATCCAGGAGGACGTGGATTGCATCGGCCTGTCCATCCTGTCCAACGCGCACATGGCGATCTTTCCGAAGATAGTGGAGATGCTCAGGCGCGAGGAGCGTGGCGACATACTGTTGTTCGCCGGCGGCATCATTCCCGACGACGATGTGCCCGTGCTGAAACAGATCGGCTTCCGGGGCATCTTCGGGCCGGGCGCCGACACGCGCGATATCATAAAGTTCATCGAGACCGCAGTCGCCGGTCGCGACCGGGCGCCGGCCGCCGGATGACCTCCACCTCAAGCGGCGCGCTGGCTGCGTTGGTAGCCGGCGTCGAGCGGGGCGACCGCCGCGCACTGGCGCGGCTGATCACCCATGTCGAGAACCGGCACGCAGGCGTCGACGAAGCGCTGACAGCGCTCTACCCGCGCACCGGGCGCGCGCACATCGTCGGCGTTACTGGCGCACCCGGCACGGGCAAATCCACCCTTGTGGCCGCACTGGCGCGCGAAGAGCGGCGTCGCGGGCGCTCGGTCGGCATTGTCTCGGTCGACCCGACGTCGCCATACACCGGCGGCGCACTGCTCGGCGACCGCATTCGCATGCAGGACCTGACCGCCGATCGCGGCGTCTATATGCGCTCGCTTGCCTCGCGCGGCAGCGTCGGCGGCCTTTCCGAATCGGCGGCCGACGTCGTGCGGGTGATCGACGCCTTCGGGCGAGACATTATCTTCGTCGAGACGGTCGGCGCCGGGCAGGCCGAGGTCGATATTGCGCGCGCCGCACAGACGACGATCGTCATCGAAGCACCCGGTCTCGGCGACGAGATTCAAGCGTTCAAAGCCGGCATCCTGGAAATCGCCGATGTGTTCGTGATCAACAAAGCGGACCGTGAGGGCGCCGACCGCACAGCCAACGCCATTCGCACGATGCTGGATATCGGCATCCCGCAGCGCGGCCCCGGCGAGGGCACGGTCACGTGGCGGCCGCCGATCCTAAAGACGGTGGCGTCGAGCGACGATGGGGTCGCTCCACTTGCCGATGAACTGGATAAGCATTTACAATACCTGCGCGACAGCGGCCATCTGGCAGTCCGCGAGCGCGAGCGGATCGGCGACGAGTTGCGCCGCCGGCTGGCCCGCGCCCTGCTCGAGCGCCGTCTGGCCGCCGTCGGGCTGGCTGAAGTCGACCGGCTGATCGGCGACATCGCCGCCCGCCGCATCGCGCCACAGGCCGCGCTGCGCGATCTGCTTGACGCGCAATCACCGGAAGGAACACGATCATGAAATGCCCGCGCTGTGCCGCCGAGAACACCGAGGCGGCGCGTTTCTGTGCGAACTGCGGCCAGCCGCTCGCCGCGCAGGCTGCACCCCTGACGGCGCTATTTGCGCCGGCCGCCGTGCCCGACCCGAACACGGCGTTTGTACTCGAGTTCGTGCTGGGCATCTTCGGTTTCCTGGGTGTTGGCTGGCTGTATGGCGGGCGCACCGTGCTCGGCCTGGTGATGCTGGTCGGCTGGTGGCTATTTGTCGCTTCCGGCATCAGCGGCTCACTGCTGTCGGGCGGATTCGGCTGCTGCCTGTGGCTGCCGGTGCATTTCATTGCGCCGCTGATCTCCGCGCTGGTCGTGAAGAACGAGCTTGAGCGCAATCCATTCGGATAGGCTGCGTGGGTTTTCGAATTGACCATTGCGCGCACGGTATCGCTGCCGGGCGTGTGGTGTGGCACAACTCGTCGCCGAATCGGGCGCTGAGCGGCAGATTACGCCGTCGAAACGCCTTCGCCGGATTGGGAACCCTTCGAAAAGCTCAGTGGACATTCGCGCTGATTGCCTTGAAACGTCGAAATATCCCTCGATAAGCCAAAGGATCGTTAATGACCGCTAATCGCGTGAGCATGTACGGAGACCTGGCCATTATCAGCGGCGGCGCTCACCCGGCGCTGGCGCAGGAGATTGCCGATCTATTGCGCGTGCCGCTGCACCCGGTGGACATCACGCGCTTCCCCAACGAAAACTTCTTCGTGCGGCTCCAGGCTTCGCTACGCTCGCGCGACGTGTTCATCATTCAGCCGACCTGCTCTCCCGTCAGCGACAATATCATGAAGCTGCTGATCATGATCGACGCCGTACGGCGCGATTCCGCCGGCCGTATTACCGCCGTCATGCCGTACTTCGCCTACTCGCGCTCCGACAAGAAAGACCAGCCGCGCACGCCGATCACCGCCCGGCTGATGGCCGACCTCATCTCCACCGCCGGAGCTGACCGCTTTTTCACGATGGACCTGCACGCCAGCCAGATCGCCGGATTCTTCAATATCCCGGGCGACGAGATGAGCGCCTTCCCGATTCTGCGCGAGTACTTCCAGTCGCGCGACCTGAGCAACGCGATCGTCGTCGCGCCCGACGAAGGCTCGTCGAAGCGCGCGCGCAAGTTCGCCGAGTTGCTCGACTTGCCGCTCGCTATCGTGGAAAAACGGCGCAAGGCCACGCAGACCGAGGCGCTCAACCTGATCGGCGAAGTAGACGGCCTGGACGCCATTCTGCTCGATGACGAGGTGGATACCGCCGGCACGGTCAGCAACGCTTGCACGCTACTCAAGTCCCACAACGCACGCCGCGTGTTCCTGTGCGCGACGCACGCGATCTTCTCGCCGCCGGCCGTCGACCGCCTGCGCAGCGCCGGCTTCGAGGAGATCGTGGTGACCAACACGGTGCCGGTGCCGCCTGAAAAAAGCCTGCCCAACATGACCGTGCTGTCGGTCGGGCCGTTCATCGCCAAAGTGATCGATCGCATCCACCGCGGCGCTTCCGTTGGCGAATTGATCAACGAGTAGCCGGCGGCGAGCCGCTATCCCCCCTCCGCGCATGGACCCGCGCCACGCGCTTGCCGCGTCCGTGATCGTGCTGACCTACGCCGGTGTCGCGCTCGGCGAGTTTCCGCAGTTGCGCATGAACCGTGCCACGATCGCACTCGTCGGCGCGGTGGTGCTGGTTGCCGCCGGCGGCATCGGCGCGCCGCAGGCGTTCGCCGCGCTGGACGGCAACACGCTGGTGCTGCTGTTCGCCATGATGGTGCTGAACGTGCACCTGCGCCTGGCCGGATTCTTCAATTGGATCGCCGCGCTGGTCGTGCGGCACGCCGGGTCGCCGCGCTGCCTGCTCGGCTGGATCATCATCGCGTCCGGCGTACTCTCGGCACTGTTTCTGAACGACACGGTCGTCCTCATGTTCACCCCGCTGGTCGTCCAGGTCGCGCAGCGCCTGCGTCGCAACCCGATCCCCTACCTGATGGCGCTTGCGACCTCGGCCAACATCGGTTCAGCAGCAACGATCACCGGCAACCCGCAGAACATGCTGATCGGCATGTCGTCGCACATCGCGTACCTCGACTTTGCGCGGGCGCTCGTCCCCGTGTCGCTCGCCGGCATGCTCATTGCGTGGGTGGTGATTGTGGGCGTCTACCGAGCCGAGTTTGCCGAGCGGCGCTTTCCCGAGCGCTACGACATGGCGGCCGAGATCTACACGCCGCTGTTCCGTAAGACGGTTACGCTGAGTGGCCTGCTCTTGGCGGCGTTCCTGCTCGGCGCGCCGATCCCGCTGGCCGCCTTGACGGTTGCCGCCGCATTGCTCGTGACCCGCCGGCTGAAGCCGTCGCGCATCTTCGCACAAATCGATTGGTCGCTGCTCGTCTTCTTCAGTGGGCTGTTCGTCGTCACGGGCGCCATCGGCGCGCTCGGTTTCTCGGACGATCTGTTCGCCGTCGCCGAACCGCTGGCGCGCGGCGGCGTGCTGCCGCTGTCCGCCGTCACGGTCGTGCTGAGCAATCTGGTATCGAATGTGCCGGCCGTGCTGCTGTTCCGGCCCCTAGTCCCGCAGTTTGCAGATCCGGGCCGCACCTGGCTAGTGCTGGCGATGGCGTCCACACTGGCCGGCAATCTAACCCTGCTCGGCTCCGTGGCGAACCTGATCGTGGCCGAATCCGCACGCAGCCAGGGCGTGCGCCTGTCGTTCGGCGAGTACCTCAAGGTCGGCGCTCCGGTCACGGTACTGAGTTTGGCGGCCGGAGTGATCTGGCTAAGTATGTTATAATGAAATGAAGTCTCAACATTAAATATTCGGCCCCGGACCCGCCGGGGCATGCCACAAAGGTACTAACCGAGCATGCTGAAGAGCCTCCTATCGAAAGTCGTCGGCGATTCCAACGAGCGTGTATTGTCGAAACTCTGGCCCAACGTCGAGAAAATCAACGGGCTGGAAGCGAAATTAAAGGACCTGACGGACGCACAGATGCGCGCCTTGACCGGCGATTTCAAGGCGCGCCTCGCGCGCGGCGAGTCGCTGGACGACATCCTGCCCGAAGCGTTTGCGGCCGTGCGCGAGGCATCGCGGCGTACGGTCGGCATGCGGCCTTTTGACGTACAACTCATCGGCGGCATGGTGCTGCACCAGGGCAAAATCGCCGAAATGAAGACCGGCGAAGGCAAAACGCTCGTGGCCACCCTGCCGCTCTACCTGAACGCGCTGACCGGTAAAGGCGTCCACCTGGTCACCCCCAACGATTACCTGTCTAAAGTCGGCGTGCAGTGGATGGGACCTATCTACTATGCCCTCGGGCTGTCGGTCGGCGTTATCCAGCATGAGAGCGCGTATCTATTCGACCCGGCCTATTCACACCATGACGCACGGTTTCACCATCTGCGCCCGTGCGCCCATCGCCGCGAGGCGTATTACGCCGATATCACCTACGGCACCAATAACGAATTCGGTTTCGACTACCTGCGCGATAACATGGTGTGGGACTCGGACGAGCGCGTACAGCGCGATGTGAACTTCGCCATCGTCGATGAGGTGGACAACATCCTGATCGACGAAGCGCGCACGCCGCTCATCATCAGCGGTCAGGCCGACGAGGCGACCGACCTCTACCGCAAGTTCGCGGCCATCGCGGCCACACTGCGCGAAGAGGAAGATTTTACCGTCGACGAGAAGCACCGCAACGTAACGCTGACCGAGGGCGGCATCGACACCGTCGAGCGCAAGCTCGGCATCGACAACCTGTATGCGCCCGAAAGCCTGGAAATGACGCCGTACCTTGACCAGGCGCTCAAGGCTCGGGTGCTGTTCCTCAAAGACCGCGAGTATATCGTCAAAGAGGGACAGGTCATCATTGTCGACGAGTTTACCGGCCGCCTGATGCCGGGCCGCCGCTTTTCCGAGGGACTGCACCAGGCGATCGAGGCCAAGGAAGGCGTGCAGATCCAGCGCGAATCGCTGACGCTGGCCACCATCACCTTCCAGAACTACTTCCGCATGTACGAGAAACTGGCCGGCATGACCGGCACGGCCAAGACCGAGGAAGAAGAGTTCCAGAAGATCTACGACCTCGACGTCGTCCTGATTCCGACCCACCGGCCGATGGTACGCACGGATCATGCGGACCAGGTGTACAAAACCGAGCAGGCCAAGTACCGCGCTGTAGTGAATGAGATTCAGGAGATGCACGGCCAGGGCCGACCGGTACTGGTCGGCACCACGTCGGTCGAGCGGTCCGAGATGCTGGCCGACATGCTCAAGCGTCGCGGCGTGACGCACAATGTCCTGAACGCCAAGCTGCACGAAAAGGAGGCGGTGATCGTCGCGCAGGCCGGACGACCGGGCGCCGTCACGCTCGCCACCAACATGGCCGGCCGCGGCGTCGACATTCTGCTGGGCGGCAATCCCGACGGGCTGGCGCGCGACAACCTCGCCAAGCTGGCGTTGGACGTCACAACCGCCAGCCCGGAACAGTGGGACGAGGCGCTGGCCAAAGCACGCGCGCAGACAGAGGCCGATAAGAAGCGCATCATCGAGCTGGGCGGCCTGCATATCATCGGCACCGAGCGGCACGAGGCGCGCCGCATCGACAACCAGTTGCGCGGTCGCGCCGGCCGCCAGGGCGACCCCGGCTCGTCGCGCTTCTACGTTTCGCTCGAAGACGACCTGATGCGCCGCTTCGGCGGCGAGCAGGTCAAGAAGTTCATGGAGTGGGCCGGTCTTGAAGAAGATGTGCCGATCGAACACAATCTGATCTCCCGCACGATTGAGCAGTCGCAGGTCAAAGTCGAAGGCTACAACTTCGACATGCGCAAGCACGTCCTGCAGTATGACGACGTCGTCAACCAACAGCGCGAGACGATCTACGAGCAACGCCGCCGCGTGCTGAGCAAGGACTCCCTGCGCGACGACGTTATGGAAATGCTCGGCGAAGCGATCGACACAGCCGTGGATGCCCACACCGGCGGCGACCACGAAGACTGGGACCTGAACGCGCTGGCAGCCGACGTGCAGCGCACCGTGCCGCTGCCGGCCGGCTTCGACACCAAACAGTGGGTGAAACTGGACGGCGAAGAAATCGCCGACCAGTTGATGGAACTGGCCGAGCAGTTCTACGACGAGCAGGCCGGGCGCATGGGCCGCCAGTTGTTTGACCATGCACAGCGCAACGGGCTGACAATCGAAACGCTCAGCGCCATCTCGCCCATGTTGCAGCGCGCCGTGGTGCAGGTCGCACAGGCCAGGCTCGGCGACGCGTACGCCACGGCGTCCGCGGAACGGCTCACCGGACTGACGGCGGAACGGGAGAGCGCGCTGCAGGCGCTGTTCACGGACGGCATGGTCCTGTCGCGCGATCGCATCGCCATCTTGCAGGTCATGGATCGCCTGTGGATCCGCCACCTGACGGTGCTGGACGATATCCGCGAAGGCATCGGGCTGCGCGCCTACGGCCAGCAGGACCCGCTCGTCGCGTATAAGCGCGAGGCCTCGGAAAGCTTCGGCCGCCTGCTCGACCAGATGCGCGAACAGGTCGCGCACACGATCTTCGGCATGCAGATCAACTTGCAGCAGACGCAACCGGCCCGCGTTGCACGCGAGGTCGCCACCAACCGTGCCGCCGAGAGCGAAGCGCGCGGACGGCGGGCCAGCGCGGCCGGCGGCGCCAAAGGCGCCAAGCTTGGCCGCAACGATCCGTGCTGGTGCGGCAGCGGCAAGAAGTACAAGAACTGCCACATGCGCAAAGACCTGGGCGGCGCGCCGGCCGCCGCGCAACGCTAGACGGCAGACCAAGCATTGCGACGCCGCGCAGGAGACGGGAACGCGCGCGGCGGATAACCCAACACCATGACCGAGACGTCAAGCGACCTTCGCGAAAAAATGGTGCGATTGCCAAAAGTCGACCTGCACCGCCACTTTGAAGGCTCGATCCGGTTCGAGACGTTTCTCGAACTGGTATTGCCGCAGGACCTGCCACTGCCGACGCGCGACCCGGCCTTGTTGCGCCGGCTGGTGCAAGTCCTGCCGGATGAGCCGCCAAACTTCACCAACTTCCTCGCCAAATTTGCCTGGCTGCACACTATGTACGCCACGCCGGACGTTTACGGACGCATCATGCACGAGGTCGTGGAAGACGCCGCGCGCGACGGGGTGGTGCACCTGGAACTGCGCCTCAGCCTGCGGCATCTGACACGCCACAAAGGCTTCGCCATGCCCGACGTGCTGGGCTGGCTGCACAGCGCGCGGCTGGACGCCGAGAAGCGATTCGACATCTCGGTCGCCCTGATACCGATGCTGAACCGCGAGGCGCCGCGCGAACTGTGTGAGCAGATCATGCGGGCGGTGATCGATCAGCCGGACGGCGTCATCGCCGCCGTGGACCTGGCCGGCGATGAACTGAACTTCCCCGTGCCGCCCGTGGCCGACCTGTTCGACGCCGCACGCCGGCGCGGGCTTGGCATCACCATCCACGCCGGCGAAGCGCGCGAGGCCGCGATTATCGACCGGTGCCTGACGACCTACCGGCCGACGCGCATCGGCCACGGCGTGCATGCGACCGACGACCTGCGCACCATGCGCCGTTTGACGGACGAGGGCATTACGCTGGAGGTCTGCCCGCTCAGCAACATCCAGACCGGCGCGGTGGCCGATCTGCGCACGCATCCGCTGAAGCCGCTGCGCGACGCCGGACTGGCCGTCACAGTCAACACCGACGACCCGAACATTCAGGGCACCTGCCTGTCGATGGACTATGCGGCCGCGATCACCTCGATCGGGCTCACGCTGGACGATCTGCGGCAGATGAATAGCGCGGCGGCCGAGGCGGCCTTCCTGCCGCGCGATCAGAAGCGCAAACTGCTGGCGCGCGTCAAAGCGGGCTGGTGAAGACGCAAAGCGATCAATGCAAAGCCCTCGCTCGTAATTCGAGCGGGCTTTGCATTTCAGAACTCGATTGCGCGCACGTTATCAGGATCGACCGCGTGCAGGGCATCGATCTCCGCCGGCGTCGGCGGCGGCGTACGCGGCGTGCGCTCGTCCGCTGCGATGGGCCATCCCGTCTGCGCGCGCACTTGCTCCGCCGTCACGTACGGGTGGATCGACTCGACCTGCAATTCGCCGTCCTGCATGCAGAAGACGCACAGCGGCGTCACGACACGGTCGACGCGCCCACCGCTCGTGCGAAACGACACCGCCTCGACGAACGTACGCACATCGTGCTTGGTGCGCCATAGAATCGTGCGCCCGGCGCTCGGCATGATCGCCGCCGATCCGGCGCCGCCCGGCAAGCGCACCTTCGGCCGGTGCACGTCTCCGCTAGGGCCCGGAATCAGGCTCATATTGATATTGCCGTGACGGTCGATCTGCACGCCGGACAGGAACGCCGTGTCGAGCTTGCCGCGCGCCGACAGATCAAACAGGTCGGTCAGCGTGACGCGGCTGCGCGTGTGCGCAAACAGCGCGGGGTCCACCGTCGAGCGCGGCAGAGACTCCGGCTGCGGGTTGATGCTGCCGGTGATATTGAGATAAACCAGGTTCGGCGCGTGCAGCCGCTTGGCGATCAGGATCGCCACCATCGGCAGTGGCGACGCCACGCCGTGGAAGACCGTTTCGCCATCGCGTAGCAAGCGCGCCATGACAATCGGCATCATGACGTCAGGCGTCAAGTCGGCGGTCATGCAACAGACTCCGGTATGCTGGCTGAGGCCAGCACATGCCGGCGGATCCAGTCAGCAACCAGCTCGGGCGTCTGCGTGTGAGCCTGGAAGTCGGCCAGAAAGTCGAGGTCGGCATCGTACAGGCCGTGGCACGAGCATGGGTGCGCCCCGCGCGGCGCATGCACCACGCTCGACACCATAAACCCGGCGATCGTGGTCAATTCCGGCTGCGCTTCAAATGACCGGCCATCCACGATCCGCTCCGCGGTCAACACCACCTGCTTCGCGGCCGTCACCATCAGCGCATCTTCAAACACGGAGCCATAGATGCGCGCATTGCCCGTTGCGTCCGCCTCCTGCACGTGGACAATCGCCACGTCGGGCCGGATCGCCGGTACGACATACACTTCATCCTCGCTGTACGGATCGCTTACTTTGCGAAATCCCTGCGCCTGCGGCAGATCGGATTGCGAGAACGCATTGATCGGCATGAACGGCACACCCTGGCTGGCCGCGCGCAGCCCGGCGATGACGCTGTAGCAGGCGTGCTCGTAGGCGTGCACGGTTCCCTGTTCAACGGCGCGGCGGTATAGCGACGCCATGCCAAACAGGTTCTCGTAGCCAATGAAACCGGCCGTGACCGCGCTTGCCACACCCGCGCCACAAAGTAAGTCCACGTCATACGCGCCGGCCGTCTTGACGACATTCAGTCCGCGCCGACCCCGCCGCACCAGTTCGTGCACCGCCGCGACCGGCGCGCGGTGCAGCGTGTTGCCGCCCAGAGCCACCGTTGCGCCGTCGGTCACCAGACTCATCGCCCTGCTCAGTGTGGTCAACTTGCTCTGCATCGGCCCCCCTAGTTGATCCGCTTATCGCGCCCGGCCCATTCCTTGTCCCGCAGCACGTATTTCTGGATCTTACCCGTGCTGGTTTTCGGCAGATCGATAAACTCGACTGACTTGGGGCACTTGAAGTGCGCCAGATGCGCCCGGCAGTGCGCGATGATCTCGTCCGCCGTCGCCGTCGCGTCCGGCTTGAGCGTCACAAACGCCTTCGGCACCTCGCCCCAGCGGTCGTCGGGCACCGCGACCACCGCCACCTCCAGCACCGCCGGATGCTGGTAGATCGCCTGCTCGACTTCGATGGTGGAGATGTTCTCACCGCCGCTGATGATAATGTCCTTCTTGCGGTCGCGCAGTTCGATGTAGCCGTCGGCGTGCACCACGCCTACATCGCCGCTGTGAAACCAGCCGCCCGCAAACGCCTTCGCAGACGCGGCCGGGTCGCGATAGTAGCCCTGCATGACGTTGTTGCCGCGCATGACGACCTCGCCCTGCGTCTGCCCGTCGGCCGGCACGTCGTTCATCGCGTCGTCGACGACGCGCAGCTCGCTGATATGCAGGTACGGCACGCCCTGGCGCGCCTTCATGCGCGCGCGCTGGTCGGACGGAAGCGCATTCCATTCGGCGTGCCACTCGCAGACGCTGTGCGGGCCGTATGTTTCGGTCAGGCCGTACACATGGGTGATCTTGGCCCCCAGCGCCTCGACCGTCAGCAGGATCGTCGGCGACGGCGGCGCGGCGGCCGTGACGATCTGTAGCGGCCGGGTCAGCTTGAGTTCCTTGACCGACGGGTGATTGGTCAGCATGATCAGGACGGCGGGCGCACCGCAAAAGTGCGACACGCGCTCCTGCTCGATCAGCCGCACAATCACCGGCGGATCCACGCGGCGCAGGCAGACGTGCGTGCCGCCCACCGCCACCAGCGCCCAGGTGAAGCACCAGCCGTTGCAGTGAAACATCGGCAGCGTCCACAGGTAGACGCTCTCGCTTGTCAGGCCGTGCTCCAGGCACTCGCCGAGCGCGTTGAGGGCGGCGCCACGGTGCGAGTACATGACGCCCTTCGGGCGGCCGGTCGTGCCGCTGGTGTAGTTCACCGAGATCGTGTCGTCTTCGCGGGCTGCATGCGCGATGGGCTCGCGGCTCCCCCCCGCGATGAACTCTTCGTACGTGACGCCCATTGGTTTCGGTCCGGGTGCGCCCGACTGGTCGTCGACGATCGTAATCACCTGGCGCAGCGACGGTGTCTGCCCGGCGAGCGGCGCGGTGATCGGTGCCAGTTCCGAGTCGACGAACAGCAACTTGACTTCCGCATGGTTGAGGATGTACCCGATCTCGTCGCGGCTAAGGCGCGTATTGATCGCGACCAGGATCGCCCCGGTCAGCGGCACGCCGAAGTGCGCTTCCAGCATTGGCGGGGTGTTCGGGCACAGGAACGCCACCCGATCGCCCGGCTGCACACCGGCGGCGCGCAGGGCGCCGGCCAGCCGGTAGACCCGCTCGGCAAACTGCCGGTAGGTGTAACGCAACGAGCCATGCACGACCGCCGTTTTGTCCGGGAACGTGCGCAGACTTCGGTCCAGAAAGCTCAGCGGCGTCAGCGCCGAATGCCAGACGTCGTAAAACTCGTTGCTCACCCTATCGGCCTTTCCGGCTC from Chloroflexota bacterium includes the following:
- the secA gene encoding preprotein translocase subunit SecA, with product MLKSLLSKVVGDSNERVLSKLWPNVEKINGLEAKLKDLTDAQMRALTGDFKARLARGESLDDILPEAFAAVREASRRTVGMRPFDVQLIGGMVLHQGKIAEMKTGEGKTLVATLPLYLNALTGKGVHLVTPNDYLSKVGVQWMGPIYYALGLSVGVIQHESAYLFDPAYSHHDARFHHLRPCAHRREAYYADITYGTNNEFGFDYLRDNMVWDSDERVQRDVNFAIVDEVDNILIDEARTPLIISGQADEATDLYRKFAAIAATLREEEDFTVDEKHRNVTLTEGGIDTVERKLGIDNLYAPESLEMTPYLDQALKARVLFLKDREYIVKEGQVIIVDEFTGRLMPGRRFSEGLHQAIEAKEGVQIQRESLTLATITFQNYFRMYEKLAGMTGTAKTEEEEFQKIYDLDVVLIPTHRPMVRTDHADQVYKTEQAKYRAVVNEIQEMHGQGRPVLVGTTSVERSEMLADMLKRRGVTHNVLNAKLHEKEAVIVAQAGRPGAVTLATNMAGRGVDILLGGNPDGLARDNLAKLALDVTTASPEQWDEALAKARAQTEADKKRIIELGGLHIIGTERHEARRIDNQLRGRAGRQGDPGSSRFYVSLEDDLMRRFGGEQVKKFMEWAGLEEDVPIEHNLISRTIEQSQVKVEGYNFDMRKHVLQYDDVVNQQRETIYEQRRRVLSKDSLRDDVMEMLGEAIDTAVDAHTGGDHEDWDLNALAADVQRTVPLPAGFDTKQWVKLDGEEIADQLMELAEQFYDEQAGRMGRQLFDHAQRNGLTIETLSAISPMLQRAVVQVAQARLGDAYATASAERLTGLTAERESALQALFTDGMVLSRDRIAILQVMDRLWIRHLTVLDDIREGIGLRAYGQQDPLVAYKREASESFGRLLDQMREQVAHTIFGMQINLQQTQPARVAREVATNRAAESEARGRRASAAGGAKGAKLGRNDPCWCGSGKKYKNCHMRKDLGGAPAAAQR
- the add gene encoding adenosine deaminase codes for the protein MTETSSDLREKMVRLPKVDLHRHFEGSIRFETFLELVLPQDLPLPTRDPALLRRLVQVLPDEPPNFTNFLAKFAWLHTMYATPDVYGRIMHEVVEDAARDGVVHLELRLSLRHLTRHKGFAMPDVLGWLHSARLDAEKRFDISVALIPMLNREAPRELCEQIMRAVIDQPDGVIAAVDLAGDELNFPVPPVADLFDAARRRGLGITIHAGEAREAAIIDRCLTTYRPTRIGHGVHATDDLRTMRRLTDEGITLEVCPLSNIQTGAVADLRTHPLKPLRDAGLAVTVNTDDPNIQGTCLSMDYAAAITSIGLTLDDLRQMNSAAAEAAFLPRDQKRKLLARVKAGW
- a CDS encoding CoA-transferase, whose protein sequence is MTADLTPDVMMPIVMARLLRDGETVFHGVASPLPMVAILIAKRLHAPNLVYLNITGSINPQPESLPRSTVDPALFAHTRSRVTLTDLFDLSARGKLDTAFLSGVQIDRHGNINMSLIPGPSGDVHRPKVRLPGGAGSAAIMPSAGRTILWRTKHDVRTFVEAVSFRTSGGRVDRVVTPLCVFCMQDGELQVESIHPYVTAEQVRAQTGWPIAADERTPRTPPPTPAEIDALHAVDPDNVRAIEF
- a CDS encoding CoA transferase subunit A — encoded protein: MQSKLTTLSRAMSLVTDGATVALGGNTLHRAPVAAVHELVRRGRRGLNVVKTAGAYDVDLLCGAGVASAVTAGFIGYENLFGMASLYRRAVEQGTVHAYEHACYSVIAGLRAASQGVPFMPINAFSQSDLPQAQGFRKVSDPYSEDEVYVVPAIRPDVAIVHVQEADATGNARIYGSVFEDALMVTAAKQVVLTAERIVDGRSFEAQPELTTIAGFMVSSVVHAPRGAHPCSCHGLYDADLDFLADFQAHTQTPELVADWIRRHVLASASIPESVA
- a CDS encoding long-chain-fatty-acid--CoA ligase: MSNEFYDVWHSALTPLSFLDRSLRTFPDKTAVVHGSLRYTYRQFAERVYRLAGALRAAGVQPGDRVAFLCPNTPPMLEAHFGVPLTGAILVAINTRLSRDEIGYILNHAEVKLLFVDSELAPITAPLAGQTPSLRQVITIVDDQSGAPGPKPMGVTYEEFIAGGSREPIAHAAREDDTISVNYTSGTTGRPKGVMYSHRGAALNALGECLEHGLTSESVYLWTLPMFHCNGWCFTWALVAVGGTHVCLRRVDPPVIVRLIEQERVSHFCGAPAVLIMLTNHPSVKELKLTRPLQIVTAAAPPSPTILLTVEALGAKITHVYGLTETYGPHSVCEWHAEWNALPSDQRARMKARQGVPYLHISELRVVDDAMNDVPADGQTQGEVVMRGNNVMQGYYRDPAASAKAFAGGWFHSGDVGVVHADGYIELRDRKKDIIISGGENISTIEVEQAIYQHPAVLEVAVVAVPDDRWGEVPKAFVTLKPDATATADEIIAHCRAHLAHFKCPKSVEFIDLPKTSTGKIQKYVLRDKEWAGRDKRIN